One part of the Nitrospira defluvii genome encodes these proteins:
- a CDS encoding AbrB/MazE/SpoVT family DNA-binding domain-containing protein, which translates to MSTSTLTSKGQTTIPKDVRERLNLQPGDRLEFVIDEDGRVVLLPASIDASLLTGILKAPARPVSVEDMNRAIRKRGSRQ; encoded by the coding sequence ATGTCCACATCAACGTTGACGAGCAAAGGGCAAACCACGATACCGAAAGACGTTCGAGAACGGCTCAATCTCCAGCCGGGAGACCGTCTGGAATTTGTGATTGATGAGGACGGCCGCGTAGTGCTGCTCCCGGCCAGCATCGACGCCTCGTTGTTAACCGGTATACTCAAGGCGCCGGCTCGTCCGGTGAGTGTGGAAGACATGAACCGAGCGATTCGTAAACGAGGAAGCCGCCAATGA